A part of Maridesulfovibrio hydrothermalis AM13 = DSM 14728 genomic DNA contains:
- a CDS encoding co-chaperone GroES: MNLKPLQDRVLIKRLETEQTTASGIIIPDSAQEKPMKGEVVAAGPGKDNAPMTVKAGDVVLFAKYAGNELKIDADEFIIMREDEILAIVE, encoded by the coding sequence ATGAATCTCAAGCCATTACAGGATCGTGTACTGATCAAACGTCTCGAAACCGAACAGACTACCGCCAGCGGCATTATCATTCCTGACTCTGCGCAAGAAAAGCCCATGAAAGGCGAAGTCGTAGCAGCCGGTCCAGGTAAAGACAACGCTCCCATGACTGTAAAAGCCGGGGATGTTGTTCTTTTCGCTAAATATGCCGGTAATGAACTTAAAATCGACGCTGACGAGTTCATCATCATGCGTGAAGATGAAATTCTCGCCATCGTTGAGTAA
- the groL gene encoding chaperonin GroEL (60 kDa chaperone family; promotes refolding of misfolded polypeptides especially under stressful conditions; forms two stacked rings of heptamers to form a barrel-shaped 14mer; ends can be capped by GroES; misfolded proteins enter the barrel where they are refolded when GroES binds), whose amino-acid sequence MAKAIEFDVTARERLKTGVDILAEAVKVTLGPRGRNVVIEKSWGAPTITKDGVTVAKEIDLEDKFENMGAQMVKEVASKTNDIAGDGTTTATVLAQSIFAEGVKLVAAGRNPMSIKRGIDSAVTAIVEELDKLAKPTRDKAEIAQVGTISANNDETIGEILAEAMDKVGKEGVITVEEAKSMKTELDVVEGMQFDRGYLSPYFATDTDKMVCEFDDPMILLCEKKISNMKDLLPILEQVLKMSRPLLIVAEDIDGEALATLVVNRLRANLNVCAIKAPGFGDRRKEMLKDIATLTGATVVSEDIGLSLDTMTVEGLGTAKRVRVDKENTVIVDGAGSIDEIKGRVRQIESQIADSTSDYDREKLQERLAKLVGGVAVIKVGAATEIEMKEKKARVEDALNATRAAVEEGIVAGGGTALVRCTSCLDDLKAGNDDEQAGINIIRRSAQQPLRMIAENAGFEGSVVVEKVAEGKDGYGFNAGTGVYEDLIKAGVIDPKKVTRIALQNAASVSSLLLTTECAITDAIEEED is encoded by the coding sequence ATGGCAAAAGCTATTGAATTTGACGTAACAGCCCGTGAACGCCTCAAAACAGGCGTAGACATTCTTGCTGAAGCTGTAAAAGTTACCCTCGGACCCCGTGGCCGTAACGTAGTTATCGAAAAATCCTGGGGCGCACCCACCATCACCAAAGACGGTGTGACTGTTGCCAAGGAAATCGACCTTGAAGACAAATTCGAAAACATGGGTGCACAGATGGTTAAGGAAGTTGCTTCCAAAACCAACGACATCGCCGGTGACGGTACTACTACTGCAACCGTTCTTGCTCAGTCCATCTTCGCAGAAGGCGTAAAACTCGTTGCGGCCGGACGTAACCCGATGTCCATCAAGCGCGGTATCGACTCTGCTGTCACAGCAATCGTTGAAGAGCTTGACAAACTTGCCAAGCCCACACGCGACAAAGCTGAAATCGCACAGGTCGGAACTATCTCCGCCAATAACGATGAAACAATCGGTGAAATCCTTGCTGAAGCAATGGACAAAGTAGGTAAAGAAGGTGTTATCACCGTTGAAGAAGCTAAATCCATGAAAACTGAACTGGATGTCGTTGAAGGCATGCAGTTTGACCGTGGTTACCTTTCCCCCTACTTCGCAACTGACACTGATAAAATGGTTTGCGAATTTGACGATCCGATGATTCTTCTTTGCGAAAAGAAAATCTCAAACATGAAAGACCTTCTGCCTATTCTTGAGCAGGTTCTCAAAATGTCCCGTCCGCTGCTTATCGTAGCTGAAGACATCGACGGCGAAGCTCTGGCAACTCTGGTTGTTAACAGACTGCGCGCCAACCTTAATGTTTGCGCTATCAAGGCTCCCGGTTTCGGTGACCGCCGTAAGGAAATGCTTAAAGACATCGCAACCCTCACCGGTGCGACTGTTGTTTCCGAAGATATCGGCCTCTCCCTTGACACTATGACCGTTGAAGGCCTCGGTACTGCCAAGCGTGTAAGAGTTGATAAAGAAAACACAGTCATCGTTGACGGGGCTGGCTCTATCGACGAAATCAAAGGCCGTGTACGCCAGATTGAGTCTCAGATTGCTGACTCTACCTCTGACTACGACCGTGAAAAACTTCAGGAACGCCTCGCTAAACTCGTTGGCGGAGTTGCAGTTATCAAAGTCGGTGCTGCTACTGAAATTGAAATGAAAGAAAAGAAAGCACGCGTTGAAGATGCTCTTAACGCTACTCGCGCAGCTGTTGAAGAAGGTATCGTAGCCGGTGGTGGAACCGCTCTGGTTCGCTGCACAAGCTGCCTTGATGACCTCAAAGCAGGCAACGACGACGAACAGGCCGGTATCAACATCATCCGCCGCTCTGCACAGCAGCCACTGCGCATGATCGCTGAGAATGCTGGTTTCGAAGGTTCCGTAGTTGTAGAAAAAGTAGCTGAAGGCAAAGACGGCTACGGTTTCAACGCTGGAACAGGCGTATACGAAGACCTCATCAAAGCTGGTGTAATTGACCCTAAAAAAGTTACCCGCATCGCTCTCCAGAACGCTGCTTCCGTGTCCAGCCTGCTGCTGACCACCGAATGCGCTATCACTGACGCGATCGAAGAAGAAGATTAA